In one Modestobacter sp. L9-4 genomic region, the following are encoded:
- a CDS encoding isoprenyl transferase — translation MTRAPQPHPSGARPPAIPADKVPHHVAIVMDGNGRWAKQQGLPRTAGHAAGEASLFDCVEGAIELGVKAISAYAFSTENWKRSPDEVRFLMGFNRDVIRRRRDEMHELGVRVRWAGRRPRLWGSVIKELEVAEELTKDNDVLTLTMCVNYGGRAEIADAAAAIAREVAAGRIKPDKVDEETVARFLDEPDMPDVDLFVRSSGENRTSNFLIWQAAYAELVFLDTLWPDFDRRHLWQACEEYASRQRRFGSA, via the coding sequence GTGACCCGCGCACCCCAGCCGCACCCCTCCGGTGCGCGCCCGCCGGCGATCCCGGCCGACAAGGTGCCGCACCACGTGGCGATCGTGATGGACGGCAACGGCCGCTGGGCCAAGCAGCAGGGTCTGCCGCGCACCGCCGGGCACGCGGCCGGGGAGGCCTCGCTGTTCGACTGCGTCGAGGGCGCCATCGAGCTCGGGGTGAAGGCGATCAGCGCCTACGCCTTCTCCACCGAGAACTGGAAGCGCAGCCCCGACGAGGTCCGGTTCCTGATGGGCTTCAACCGTGACGTCATCCGCCGCCGGCGCGACGAGATGCACGAGCTCGGGGTGCGGGTGCGCTGGGCCGGTCGCCGTCCGCGGCTGTGGGGCAGCGTGATCAAGGAGCTCGAGGTCGCCGAGGAGCTCACCAAGGACAACGACGTCCTGACCCTGACCATGTGCGTGAACTACGGCGGCCGGGCTGAGATCGCTGACGCCGCCGCGGCCATCGCCCGCGAGGTCGCCGCCGGGCGGATCAAGCCGGACAAGGTCGACGAGGAGACCGTCGCCCGGTTCCTCGACGAGCCCGACATGCCCGACGTCGACCTGTTCGTGCGCAGCTCGGGGGAGAACCGCACCAGCAACTTCCTGATCTGGCAGGCGGCCTACGCCGAGCTGGTCTTCCTGGACACGCTGTGGCCGGACTTCGACCGCCGGCACCTGTGGCAGGCCTGCGAGGAGTACGCCAGCCGCCAGCGGAGGTTCGGCAGCGCCTGA
- a CDS encoding toll/interleukin-1 receptor domain-containing protein, with the protein MTQADPQAGLSALGRVFLSYSRVDQDVAYRLVEVLRIRGASVFSDSSIRPGDEWQSELVNGIESADVVVALVSRKSLDSDWQRVELSLALERAYSDASFHLLPVLLDDVDPPYSLSSIQYLRVSQGVGPDVAAVEVADALQRMGRQMVRQMPNWPEVPGSLGAEWVRERERTLIEESRLRRRLGAYLAGVSALFLAVLVCSLLVVPLDSSFLQALVTGLSGVLGLVVGSYGTHRTRRLVEKGYDEEGEGR; encoded by the coding sequence ATGACTCAGGCGGATCCCCAAGCAGGGCTGTCTGCGCTGGGTCGCGTCTTCTTGAGCTACAGCAGGGTCGATCAGGACGTGGCATACCGTCTCGTCGAAGTGTTGCGAATTCGTGGGGCCTCGGTTTTTTCGGATAGCTCGATACGTCCTGGCGATGAATGGCAATCCGAACTCGTCAATGGGATCGAGTCGGCGGACGTGGTGGTCGCACTAGTATCCCGTAAATCTCTGGACTCGGACTGGCAGCGCGTAGAACTATCGCTTGCACTGGAGCGGGCCTACTCAGACGCTTCATTCCACTTGCTGCCAGTTCTGCTGGACGACGTCGATCCCCCGTACTCCCTCAGCTCCATTCAGTATTTGCGCGTTTCGCAGGGTGTTGGACCGGACGTCGCTGCCGTCGAGGTGGCCGACGCGCTTCAACGCATGGGTCGTCAGATGGTTCGACAGATGCCGAATTGGCCAGAAGTGCCTGGTTCGCTCGGCGCAGAGTGGGTTCGCGAGCGCGAGCGGACACTGATTGAGGAATCTCGACTTCGTCGTCGGCTGGGTGCCTACTTGGCTGGAGTTTCGGCTCTCTTCTTGGCCGTCCTGGTGTGTTCTCTTCTCGTCGTACCACTTGACTCAAGCTTTCTCCAGGCGTTGGTTACTGGCCTCTCTGGAGTCCTCGGCCTGGTGGTTGGTTCCTATGGGACTCATAGGACCCGACGGCTAGTCGAAAAGGGTTACGACGAGGAGGGAGAGGGGCGTTGA
- the recO gene encoding DNA repair protein RecO, with the protein MSGTPQALYRDEGVVLRTQKLGEADRIVTVLTRRTGKVRAVAKGVRRTKSKFGARLEPFSHVDLQLYTGRNLDIVSQAESIRSYGTEIVSDYRAYTAGTAVLETADRLTVEEKEPSLRMFLLVVGALRTLAEGQKPAPLVLDAFLLRAMSVAGWEPALGDCARCGEAGPHRHFSVPAGGTVCPSCRPTGSAMPSPVTIELLEALLSGDWVQAENSLTVNRKEGSGLVAALLQWHLERGLRSLPLVDRT; encoded by the coding sequence GTGAGCGGCACCCCGCAGGCGCTCTACCGCGACGAGGGCGTGGTGCTGCGCACCCAGAAGCTCGGCGAGGCCGACCGGATCGTCACCGTGCTCACCCGGCGCACCGGCAAGGTCCGGGCCGTCGCCAAGGGCGTGCGGCGCACCAAGAGCAAGTTCGGTGCCCGGCTCGAGCCGTTCAGCCACGTCGACCTGCAGCTGTACACCGGCCGCAACCTCGACATCGTCAGCCAGGCGGAGTCGATCCGCTCCTACGGCACCGAGATCGTCTCCGACTACCGGGCCTACACGGCCGGCACCGCGGTGCTCGAGACCGCCGACCGGCTGACGGTGGAGGAGAAGGAGCCGTCGCTGCGGATGTTCCTGCTCGTCGTCGGCGCGCTGCGCACGCTGGCCGAGGGGCAGAAGCCGGCGCCGCTGGTGCTCGACGCCTTCCTGCTGCGGGCGATGTCGGTGGCCGGCTGGGAGCCCGCGCTGGGCGACTGCGCCCGCTGCGGCGAGGCCGGCCCGCACCGGCACTTCTCCGTCCCCGCCGGCGGGACGGTCTGCCCGTCCTGCCGGCCCACCGGCTCGGCGATGCCGAGCCCGGTCACCATCGAACTGTTGGAGGCGCTGTTGTCCGGCGACTGGGTCCAGGCCGAGAACAGCCTGACCGTCAACCGCAAGGAGGGCAGCGGCCTGGTCGCGGCCCTGCTGCAGTGGCACCTGGAGCGTGGCCTGCGCTCGTTGCCGCTGGTGGACCGCACGTGA